One region of Mycolicibacterium rhodesiae NBB3 genomic DNA includes:
- a CDS encoding alpha/beta fold hydrolase — translation MPASRPDLRPVRGAAFPSLRFRTVHGHRRAFRIAGSGPALLLIHGVGDNSATWDSVHAKLAQRFTVIAPDLLGHGESDKPRADYSLAAFANGMRDLLATLGIDRVTLVGHSLGGGIAAQFAYQYPHMVERLVLVSSGGVTKDVSIALRLAALPMGSEALAALRLPGALPTLALAGRAAKTLIGSTKYGRDLPDGLRLLARLRDPAALSAFSRTLRAVVDGRGQLVTMLDRSYLMPSVPKQIIWGEDDIVIPVSHARMAHEAMPNSRLDVFEGSGHLPFRDHPDRFVEVVERFIDSTAPAHYDQDRLGALMRTGVEDDGAPAEAASVGA, via the coding sequence ATGCCTGCTTCACGACCCGACTTGCGGCCCGTGCGCGGGGCGGCCTTCCCGTCGCTGCGGTTTCGCACCGTGCACGGCCACCGCCGGGCTTTCCGCATCGCCGGATCCGGCCCTGCGCTGCTGCTGATCCACGGTGTCGGCGACAACTCGGCGACCTGGGACTCCGTACATGCCAAACTGGCGCAACGGTTTACGGTCATCGCACCGGACCTTCTCGGTCACGGCGAGTCGGACAAGCCTCGCGCCGACTACTCGTTGGCCGCCTTCGCGAACGGCATGCGCGACCTACTCGCCACGCTCGGCATCGACCGCGTCACGCTCGTCGGCCATTCCCTCGGTGGCGGAATCGCCGCGCAATTCGCCTACCAGTACCCGCATATGGTGGAACGCCTCGTGTTGGTCAGTAGTGGCGGCGTGACAAAGGACGTGAGCATTGCGCTGCGTCTTGCGGCACTGCCGATGGGCAGTGAGGCGCTGGCCGCGCTACGGCTTCCGGGCGCCCTACCCACACTGGCGCTGGCCGGCCGTGCGGCCAAGACACTCATCGGCTCGACGAAGTACGGACGCGATCTGCCGGACGGTCTTCGTCTTCTCGCGAGGTTGCGGGACCCTGCGGCGCTGTCGGCGTTCTCGCGCACGCTGCGGGCGGTGGTGGACGGACGGGGGCAACTGGTCACCATGCTCGATCGCAGTTATCTGATGCCATCGGTCCCGAAGCAGATCATCTGGGGCGAGGACGACATCGTGATTCCGGTGAGCCACGCGAGGATGGCCCACGAAGCCATGCCCAATTCGCGCCTCGACGTGTTCGAAGGCTCGGGGCACCTGCCGTTCCGAGACCACCCGGACCGCTTCGTCGAGGTCGTCGAGCGGTTCATCGATTCGACTGCGCCGGCGCACTACGACCAGGATCGCCTCGGCGCCCTGATGCGGACGGGCGTCGAAGACGACGGTGCGCCGGCCGAAGCTGCATCGGTGGGCGCCTAG
- a CDS encoding DUF732 domain-containing protein: MKHPLKLAGSVAVGLSAVALICAPLAVADNADDAFLGALSEQGVTWPGATPDNQIAAGKGVCQDWAAGASFEQEVNSLVPNLTAENAAFLIGAATAAYCPEYESKVS, from the coding sequence ATGAAGCATCCCCTGAAACTTGCCGGATCGGTCGCTGTCGGCCTATCCGCGGTTGCCTTGATCTGTGCTCCGTTGGCGGTGGCCGACAACGCTGATGACGCCTTCCTCGGCGCACTCAGCGAGCAGGGCGTCACCTGGCCGGGGGCCACTCCCGACAACCAGATCGCCGCGGGCAAGGGGGTCTGCCAGGACTGGGCGGCCGGAGCCAGCTTCGAGCAGGAGGTCAACTCGCTTGTTCCCAATCTCACTGCCGAAAACGCCGCCTTCCTTATCGGCGCGGCGACGGCCGCCTATTGCCCGGAGTACGAGTCGAAGGTGAGCTGA
- a CDS encoding DUF4232 domain-containing protein, with protein sequence MIFACVVRVAVAATAIVSAFATAVAANTTSSAAPWCDTDSLSLSTGPYGAPGDASQIHFDVTLTNTSPKSCALQGYPGVELVGPDDPMWGPVYSLPRQEGDPQPLTLATGASASSRLTFLPAPDGWVPTSIVVTPPDATTRLEVPWIPGGVAVSRQDGASHPGTYVGPLQPSG encoded by the coding sequence ATGATTTTCGCGTGCGTGGTGCGGGTGGCCGTGGCGGCCACCGCGATCGTGTCTGCCTTCGCCACGGCGGTGGCAGCGAATACGACGTCTTCGGCTGCGCCGTGGTGCGACACCGATTCGCTGAGTCTCAGTACCGGACCGTACGGGGCGCCGGGCGATGCCTCCCAGATTCACTTCGACGTCACGTTGACCAACACCTCGCCGAAGTCCTGTGCGCTGCAAGGCTATCCCGGTGTGGAACTGGTCGGACCCGACGACCCGATGTGGGGCCCCGTGTACAGCCTGCCCCGGCAGGAGGGCGATCCGCAGCCCCTCACGCTCGCGACGGGTGCGTCGGCCAGCAGCCGGCTGACCTTCCTGCCGGCGCCCGACGGCTGGGTTCCCACCTCGATCGTGGTGACTCCGCCGGACGCCACCACGCGGCTCGAGGTGCCGTGGATTCCCGGCGGCGTGGCGGTGTCACGCCAGGACGGCGCGTCGCATCCGGGCACCTATGTCGGGCCGTTGCAGCCGAGCGGGTGA
- a CDS encoding MarC family protein, which yields MQVDADFIIRVTIGLLVITAPFDPVKLLFFNQVLTDRPQSRASAALKVTLYVSVILAVAALAGKELLEAMGINLHVFGAVGGLVIAAMGFEMLYGGGASKAQGEDERKEGPEEGDGLLMPLSIPLIAGPGAIATTIAFGSQNTSTGGLVAMAIAIAAVAVVTFLFYCYMGGLLARLKPGAVAIMARIGGLLLATLGFQMFLNGLKNFFG from the coding sequence ATGCAGGTCGACGCCGACTTCATCATCCGGGTGACGATCGGCCTGCTCGTCATCACGGCGCCGTTCGACCCCGTGAAGCTGTTGTTCTTCAATCAGGTTCTGACCGATCGGCCGCAGAGCCGCGCGAGCGCGGCGCTCAAGGTGACCCTCTACGTGTCGGTGATCCTGGCCGTGGCCGCCCTGGCAGGCAAGGAACTGCTCGAGGCGATGGGCATCAACCTCCACGTGTTCGGCGCGGTCGGAGGTCTGGTCATCGCCGCGATGGGCTTCGAGATGCTGTACGGCGGCGGAGCGTCGAAAGCCCAGGGCGAGGACGAGCGCAAGGAGGGCCCCGAGGAGGGCGACGGCTTGCTCATGCCGCTGTCGATCCCGCTCATCGCCGGCCCCGGCGCCATCGCGACGACGATCGCCTTCGGCTCGCAGAACACCTCCACCGGGGGACTCGTCGCCATGGCCATCGCGATCGCGGCGGTGGCGGTGGTGACGTTTCTCTTCTACTGCTACATGGGCGGCCTGCTGGCCCGGTTGAAGCCGGGAGCCGTCGCGATCATGGCCCGCATCGGCGGTCTACTGCTCGCCACACTCGGGTTCCAGATGTTCCTCAACGGACTCAAGAACTTCTTCGGGTAG
- a CDS encoding sulfotransferase family protein, giving the protein MTSARAAGLNPDAVMSAAVESAGSDDFGPDDFVEGLTVLCASVDEQAKLNDLGRFAMEQNVIGGLTNRLRVHDWLNSHPEIRDEPVDAPIVVIGLFRAGTTFLSQLLDQDPSNRALLRWEAADSVPPPSPETFRAGPRVDAANAAIEMLESLNPQMKVVHHEDAEGPTECITLLGQDFKSLTWEAMANVPDYSRWLQAADYGSAYAYHRRVLQVLQSGGRRGRWTLKSPNHAIALPALAAEYPDAKLVLLHRDPTVLCASACSLISTLTGTFSDADHTAYIAEHWTDLLAESIDRTEAFRRAHPEREIVDVQYADLVCDPLGTVERIYAASGHDLDERGRAAVTASVAANPKGRFGTHGYRLEDYGLRADEISERFADYIARYDVPPEISRASR; this is encoded by the coding sequence GTGACTAGCGCGCGAGCAGCGGGGCTCAACCCGGATGCCGTGATGTCGGCGGCGGTCGAGTCGGCGGGCTCCGATGACTTTGGACCCGACGACTTCGTCGAAGGGCTGACGGTGCTCTGCGCATCGGTCGACGAGCAGGCCAAGCTCAACGACCTCGGCCGGTTCGCAATGGAGCAGAACGTCATCGGCGGGCTGACGAACCGGCTGCGCGTCCACGACTGGCTCAACTCCCATCCCGAGATCCGCGACGAACCGGTGGACGCGCCGATCGTCGTGATCGGCCTGTTCCGCGCGGGCACGACGTTTCTGAGCCAACTGCTCGATCAGGATCCCAGCAACCGTGCCCTGCTGCGATGGGAGGCCGCCGACAGCGTGCCGCCCCCGTCGCCGGAGACATTCCGTGCCGGCCCACGGGTGGATGCCGCCAATGCGGCCATCGAGATGCTCGAGTCGCTGAACCCTCAGATGAAGGTCGTGCACCACGAGGACGCCGAAGGCCCCACCGAGTGCATCACGCTCCTCGGCCAGGATTTCAAGAGCCTGACGTGGGAGGCGATGGCCAACGTGCCCGACTACAGCCGATGGCTGCAGGCCGCGGATTACGGGTCGGCTTACGCCTACCACCGTCGGGTGCTGCAGGTTCTGCAGAGTGGTGGGCGGCGTGGCCGATGGACGTTGAAGAGCCCCAATCACGCGATCGCGCTGCCGGCACTGGCCGCGGAGTATCCGGATGCGAAACTCGTCCTTCTGCACCGTGATCCGACGGTCCTGTGCGCGTCGGCGTGCAGCCTGATATCGACGCTCACCGGCACGTTCAGCGACGCCGACCACACCGCCTACATCGCCGAGCATTGGACCGACCTGCTGGCCGAGTCGATCGATCGCACCGAAGCGTTTCGTCGCGCGCATCCCGAGCGAGAAATCGTCGACGTCCAGTACGCCGACCTCGTCTGCGATCCGCTCGGCACCGTCGAGAGGATCTACGCCGCCTCTGGACACGATCTCGACGAGCGGGGCCGCGCGGCTGTGACTGCGTCCGTGGCCGCAAACCCCAAGGGCCGCTTCGGCACCCACGGATACCGGCTGGAGGACTACGGCCTGCGGGCCGACGAGATCAGCGAGCGGTTCGCCGACTACATCGCGCGATACGACGTCCCGCCGGAGATCAGCCGCGCGAGCCGTTGA